One genomic segment of Cricetulus griseus strain 17A/GY unplaced genomic scaffold, alternate assembly CriGri-PICRH-1.0 unplaced_scaffold_291, whole genome shotgun sequence includes these proteins:
- the LOC113839056 gene encoding zinc finger protein 431-like — MYAIFQNAMKYEDVHIDFTWQEWTLMDTSQKNLYKDVMLETYENLNDIGYSWEDNIIEEHCASSKRHDRHERRPTGENSSVYIQCDKAIENNSYLQSHETKHTGEKSYECNQCGKAFAYHSYFLIHKRRHRGEKAYRCNQCGKAFSQHSTLQMHKNIHTGEKPSECSQCGKAFSRHSHLHTHERRHTGEKPYECNQCGKAFSHHSNLQIHKRTHTGEKPFECSQCGKSFSRHSHLQMHKRHTGEKPYECNQCGKAFSYQSALQRHKRSHTGEKPYECNQCGKAFSHHSNLQMHKRTHTGEKPYQCNQCGKDFAQHSHLQRHKRTHTGEKPYECNQCGKAFSHHSHLQMHKRTHTGEKPYQCNQCGKDFAQHSHLQRHKRTHTGEKPYECNQCGKAFARHSALQCHKRSHTGEKPYECNQCGKAFSHHSDLKRHKRSHTGEKPYECNQCGKAFSHHSDLKRHKRSHTGEKPYECNQCGKTFSQHGTLQRHKRTHTGEKPYECNQCGKAFSHHSALQMHKRTHTGEKPYECNQCGKAFARHSHLQSHKRSHTGEKPYECNQCGKAFARHTTLQIHRRTHTGVKPYECNQCGKAFSHHSALQNHKSSHTGE; from the exons ATGTATGCGATATTTCAGAATGCCATGAAGTATGAGGATGTGCATATTGACTTCACTTGGCAAGAGTGGACTTTGatggatacttctcagaagaatctctacaaagatgtgatgctggagacctatgAGAACCTCAATGACATAG GATACTCTTGGGAAGACAATATtattgaagaacattgtgcaAGTTCAAAAAGACATGACAG GCATGAAAGAAGGCCAACTGGAGAGAATTCTTCTGTATACATACAATGTGATAAAGCCATTGAAAATAACAGTTATCTCCAAagtcatgaaacaaaacacactggagagaaatcatatgaatgtaaccaatgtggtaaagcctttgcatatcACAGTTATTTTCTTATTCATAAAAGAAGACATAGAGGGGAGAAAGCCTACagatgtaatcaatgtggtaaagccttttctcagcacagtactcttcaaatgcataaaaacatacataccgGAGAGAAACCCTCtgaatgtagtcagtgtggtaaagccttttctcggcACAGTCATCTTCACACGCATGAAAGgagacacactggagagaaaccctatgaatgtaatcagtgtggtaaagccttttctcatcacagtaatctgcaaatacataaaagaacacatactggagagaaaccctttgAATGTAGTCAGTGTGGAAAATCCTTTTCTcgtcacagtcatcttcaaatgcataaaagacatactggagagaaaccctatgaatgtaatcagtgtgggaaagccttttcttATCAAAGTGCtcttcaaagacataaaagatcacatactggagagaaaccctatgaatgtaatcagtgtgggaaagccttttctcACCACAGtaatcttcaaatgcataaaagaacacatactggagagaaaccctatcaatgtaatcagtgtggtaaagacTTTGCtcagcacagtcatcttcaaaggcataaaaggacacatactggagagaaaccatatgaatgtaatcagtgtgggaaagccttttctcaccacagtcatcttcaaatgcataaaagaacacatactggagagaaaccctatcaatgtaatcagtgtggtaaagacTTTGCtcagcacagtcatcttcaaaggcataaaaggacacatactggagagaaaccatatgaatgtaatcagtgtggtaaagcctttgctcggCACAGTGCTCTTCAATGTCATAAAagatcacatactggagagaaaccctatgaatgtaatcagtgtggtaaagccttttcgcATCACAGTGATCTTAAACGTCATAAAAggtcacatactggagagaaaccctatgaatgtaatcagtgtggtaaagccttttcgcATCACAGTGATCTTAAACGTCATAAAAggtcacatactggagagaaaccctatgaatgtaatcagtgtggtaaaacCTTTTCTCAGCACGGTactcttcaaaggcataaaaggacacatactggagagaaaccctatgaatgtaatcagtgtgggaaagccttttctcACCACAGtgctcttcaaatgcataaaaggacacatactggagagaaaccctatgaatgtaatcagtgtgggaaagcctttgctcggcacagtcatcttcaaagtcataaaagatcacatactggagagaaaccctatgaatgtaatcagtgtgggaaagcctttgctcGGCACACTACTCTTCAAATTCATagaaggacacatactggagtgaaaccctatgaatgtaatcagtgtggtaaagccttttctcatcacagtgcTCTTCAAAATCATAAAAGttcacatactggagag